In the genome of Paenibacillus sp. FSL R5-0766, one region contains:
- a CDS encoding ABC transporter permease, which yields MTVFDLAIRSMRQNVKHYYLYFFALIFSMSLFFIFASLKYDQQVQNMLDSSVNFTTAFQSAAVLLMVIIGIFTVSSNSIFLRRRSREIGLYQLIGLSKGWIIRYLLLENILLGLGALITGIICGAIVSRMFVLILMNLLNLNGLPSIDFSVLAALETAVVFILVIVITSIQMIVMITRRTLLGLFQADKQPDLISKRPSIFTAIIAVLGVILIGYGYQLSGHMVDEQLVFNALLVMASTIIGTYILFRVTIRWCLYWFRKRKNGHLSLYNSLSLAPLMHRMKANANSLTLITVLSALTLTLVTMAYSIYYSVEQVTRKDYPYDFAIENNQRDADAFTAELESKGIHYNHYTINTFRTNGVVLDPLIESGFREGMLLWLPAEQLQKSGRDVPVPDFDEAIEYSASALSAYDDIDLTKRYPTMIELRSETQTKSYTLNEIFLENIVNAGISGGRQMLVSEATLEEIERRMSNMDGFERVEIDTFLVPDNKELALASSLYQKYNTDDYYSADFYSRYTSLLQQSGLLIFIAAFLGLAFLASTGSILYFKQMSEAEQEKQSFRTLRQLGFDEKMIMKGILRKQMLVFLLPLFIGILHSVYAVKASYFITLSDDTIPAMISMGAYASIYFLFAFFTLGYYKKIVQNAML from the coding sequence TTGACGGTATTTGATCTGGCAATCCGCAGTATGCGGCAAAATGTGAAGCATTACTATCTGTATTTCTTCGCACTAATTTTCAGCATGAGCCTGTTCTTCATCTTTGCATCTCTCAAGTATGATCAGCAGGTACAGAATATGCTGGATTCAAGTGTGAACTTTACTACAGCCTTCCAGTCTGCAGCAGTCCTGCTTATGGTAATCATAGGGATCTTCACTGTTTCATCTAACAGCATATTCTTACGAAGACGCAGCCGAGAAATTGGATTATATCAGCTCATAGGGCTTTCCAAAGGTTGGATTATCCGTTATTTACTCCTTGAGAATATCTTGCTAGGTTTAGGCGCTTTGATAACAGGGATCATCTGCGGAGCAATCGTATCCCGTATGTTTGTCCTGATTTTAATGAATCTGCTCAACTTGAACGGTCTGCCTTCGATAGACTTTTCTGTACTGGCAGCGTTAGAAACGGCCGTAGTGTTTATTCTCGTCATTGTTATTACTTCTATTCAGATGATAGTAATGATCACTCGTAGAACCCTGTTGGGCTTATTCCAGGCAGATAAGCAGCCTGACCTTATCAGCAAGCGGCCCTCTATTTTTACGGCTATAATCGCTGTACTTGGTGTTATATTGATTGGCTACGGGTATCAGTTATCGGGCCATATGGTAGATGAACAATTAGTGTTTAATGCGCTGCTGGTAATGGCATCTACAATAATAGGAACCTATATCTTATTTAGGGTGACAATCAGATGGTGTCTCTACTGGTTCCGCAAACGTAAAAATGGACATCTGAGCTTGTACAATAGTCTGTCGCTTGCTCCGTTGATGCACCGTATGAAAGCCAATGCCAACTCGCTTACATTAATTACTGTGCTGTCGGCTTTAACCCTTACACTGGTTACCATGGCATATTCTATCTACTACTCCGTAGAGCAAGTCACCCGCAAAGATTATCCATATGATTTCGCAATTGAGAATAACCAGCGGGATGCAGATGCTTTTACAGCCGAGCTGGAGAGCAAAGGGATTCATTACAACCACTATACCATCAATACGTTCCGGACTAACGGTGTTGTTCTGGATCCGTTGATTGAATCCGGGTTTAGAGAAGGCATGTTATTATGGCTTCCGGCTGAACAGTTGCAAAAATCCGGCAGAGATGTCCCTGTACCTGACTTTGACGAGGCAATAGAATATAGCGCTTCTGCTCTAAGCGCATATGATGACATTGATCTCACCAAACGTTATCCAACTATGATTGAACTGCGCTCAGAAACACAGACCAAGAGCTATACCCTGAATGAAATATTTTTGGAGAATATCGTGAACGCCGGAATATCAGGTGGTAGACAAATGTTAGTATCTGAAGCCACCTTGGAAGAGATTGAGAGAAGAATGTCCAATATGGACGGTTTCGAACGGGTTGAAATAGATACATTTCTAGTCCCGGACAATAAGGAACTTGCGCTGGCCTCCTCTCTCTATCAGAAATATAATACGGACGATTATTATTCGGCAGACTTTTATTCCCGATACACAAGTTTGCTCCAGCAATCCGGTTTATTAATTTTTATAGCTGCCTTTCTAGGACTTGCTTTTCTTGCTTCAACCGGCAGCATTCTCTACTTTAAACAGATGAGCGAAGCCGAGCAGGAAAAACAGAGCTTTAGAACTTTGCGTCAGCTTGGGTTTGATGAAAAGATGATCATGAAAGGCATCTTGAGAAAGCAGATGCTGGTGTTTCTACTGCCGCTGTTCATTGGAATATTGCATTCGGTCTATGCAGTCAAGGCAAGTTACTTCATAACTCTTTCGGACGATACCATCCCTGCAATGATTTCGATGGGAGCTTATGCCTCCATCTACTTCCTGTTCGCTTTCTTCACACTTGGGTATTACAAAAAAATCGTTCAGAACGCTATGTTATAA
- a CDS encoding ABC transporter ATP-binding protein — protein sequence MNEINEQTVLHARNVQKAYGSRGSTQHVLKGINLRVLRREFVGIMGPSGSGKTTLLNVLATIDRTTDGTILIDNEDISAMTNSALSAFRRNKLGFIFQDYNLLDTLTVKENILLPVSLSKLSKKQAEIEFAAIADVLGIRELSEKYPFEISGGQKQRTAAGRALIHQPSIIFADEPTGALDSKSASSLLSVMDEVNRTREVTIIMVTHDPVASSYCNRVIFLKDGKIYSELYRGEKSRQSFFKEIIDVQAVLGGDNIDGI from the coding sequence ATGAATGAAATAAATGAACAAACAGTATTACATGCCCGCAATGTTCAAAAAGCGTATGGCTCGAGAGGCAGCACCCAACATGTTTTGAAAGGCATTAATTTACGCGTTCTGCGTAGAGAGTTCGTCGGTATCATGGGTCCCTCTGGTTCCGGTAAAACCACCCTGCTAAACGTACTTGCGACAATTGACCGAACAACTGACGGTACAATATTAATTGATAATGAAGATATTTCCGCCATGACTAACTCCGCCCTTTCCGCGTTCCGCCGCAACAAGCTTGGATTTATCTTCCAGGATTACAATCTTCTTGATACGTTGACGGTAAAGGAAAATATCCTTCTGCCGGTATCACTTAGCAAGCTAAGTAAGAAGCAGGCGGAGATAGAATTTGCAGCAATTGCAGATGTGCTGGGCATTCGGGAATTGTCGGAGAAATACCCCTTCGAAATATCAGGAGGGCAAAAACAGCGCACTGCAGCTGGTCGGGCTTTAATCCATCAGCCTTCTATCATCTTTGCCGACGAACCGACGGGGGCCCTAGATTCCAAGTCAGCGTCATCACTGTTGTCCGTAATGGATGAGGTGAATCGGACTAGAGAGGTCACTATCATCATGGTCACACACGATCCAGTCGCATCCAGCTATTGTAACCGCGTGATCTTTTTAAAAGACGGGAAGATTTATTCCGAACTCTACCGGGGGGAGAAATCCAGACAGTCGTTTTTTAAGGAAATCATTGATGTGCAGGCTGTACTAGGGGGCGATAATATTGACGGTATTTGA
- a CDS encoding ATP-binding protein: MKEAQLIENDFTASWIHEIKTPLTAMKLIMDAQSNPDISKIETEWLRIHLLVEQQLYMTRLPALESDYVLERLSVQRLAVEEVQELAPWCMEKNLAVNIEGNDAAVVTDRKWCRFIIRQILTNAIKYSPSETSLTFRTVVTEQENVYLDIIDEGPGIQPHDLPRIFDKGFTGGNGRIHNAATGLGLYLAQTVAAKIGITLQVQSSQSQGTTMRMTFIDLNAFEIVRRGHAENIPL; this comes from the coding sequence ATGAAAGAAGCCCAGCTGATTGAGAATGATTTTACTGCCTCCTGGATTCATGAAATCAAGACTCCTCTTACTGCTATGAAACTGATTATGGACGCGCAAAGTAACCCGGATATAAGTAAAATTGAAACAGAGTGGCTGCGGATTCATCTGCTTGTTGAACAGCAGCTGTACATGACACGCCTTCCTGCCCTGGAATCGGACTATGTCCTTGAAAGGCTGTCTGTACAACGTCTCGCGGTAGAAGAAGTACAGGAACTGGCTCCTTGGTGTATGGAGAAGAATCTGGCAGTCAATATTGAAGGCAATGATGCCGCTGTTGTTACAGACCGTAAATGGTGTCGATTCATTATCAGACAGATCCTGACCAATGCCATCAAATATAGTCCTTCCGAAACGTCACTCACGTTCAGAACAGTTGTTACGGAACAAGAGAATGTCTATCTGGACATAATTGACGAAGGTCCGGGTATTCAGCCTCATGACTTGCCGCGTATATTTGATAAAGGTTTTACCGGTGGGAATGGAAGGATTCATAATGCCGCTACTGGGCTCGGCCTCTATCTTGCCCAAACTGTTGCAGCCAAGATAGGAATTACACTTCAAGTCCAGTCCAGTCAGTCGCAAGGTACAACAATGCGAATGACTTTTATTGATTTAAATGCATTCGAGATCGTTAGAAGAGGGCATGCGGAAAATATCCCGTTATGA